The proteins below come from a single Corynebacterium glyciniphilum AJ 3170 genomic window:
- a CDS encoding PaaI family thioesterase: MQRTRPGQGRRRPLPVRIYRSVESYITRYVFSTPRGLQQVTRFWPPLAGSGVKFRNIAEDWSHGEVVLRLSPMNRTPNNAAFGGTLFAMTDILFGTLVMRRLGSDYEAWTRTGTFQFLNPGQDGAALMVDVDDEMVARIRQRVAADGYDNVSYTSVISNPDGTVVGIGQQDLHVRPRKGREASRAFSVDGSTTPRSESEAAPPYEPAGITLVSLTTAVAWRAWGGPDNVTASDGRLNSVLSHVRRIPLPEDRARYVCAEVLADGALTRDEIIGMRIPERLVPEA, from the coding sequence ATGCAGCGCACCCGCCCTGGCCAGGGACGCCGTCGGCCGCTGCCGGTGCGGATCTACCGGTCGGTGGAAAGCTACATCACCCGCTACGTCTTCTCGACGCCTCGTGGACTGCAGCAGGTCACCCGGTTCTGGCCACCCCTCGCGGGGTCCGGGGTGAAGTTCCGCAACATCGCCGAGGACTGGTCCCACGGGGAGGTCGTACTCCGCCTCAGCCCGATGAACCGCACCCCGAACAACGCCGCGTTCGGCGGCACGTTGTTCGCCATGACCGATATCCTGTTCGGAACCCTGGTGATGCGGCGCCTGGGCTCTGACTATGAGGCATGGACCCGGACGGGTACCTTCCAGTTCCTCAACCCGGGCCAGGACGGTGCCGCCCTCATGGTCGATGTGGACGACGAGATGGTCGCCCGCATCCGCCAACGTGTCGCCGCGGACGGGTACGACAACGTCAGTTACACCTCGGTGATCAGCAACCCTGACGGCACCGTTGTGGGGATCGGGCAGCAGGACCTGCATGTGCGCCCCCGGAAGGGACGCGAGGCGAGCCGTGCGTTCTCCGTCGACGGTTCAACGACGCCCCGGTCAGAGTCCGAGGCGGCCCCGCCGTACGAACCCGCCGGAATCACCCTGGTCTCTCTGACCACCGCGGTGGCGTGGCGGGCCTGGGGCGGCCCCGACAATGTCACTGCCTCCGACGGACGCCTGAACTCCGTCCTCAGCCACGTCCGCAGGATCCCCCTTCCGGAGGACCGCGCCCGGTATGTGTGCGCGGAGGTCCTGGCGGACGGGGCGCTGACCCGTGACGAGATCATCGGCATGCGGATCCCGGAGCGCCTGGTTCCCGAGGCGTAG
- a CDS encoding PaaI family thioesterase has translation MTSRTNPSRARQLVRKAQGQVMKRVFSGPQAFERSLDVWPPLAGAGVKIRNIADDWSRGDVILRLGPLNRNMHGAAFGGTLFAMTDILFGTLVMKRLGKDYEAWTRTGSFQYLNPGRNGAKLVVDVDDALIADIVDKVSDHGYYNVAFTSVIRNPDGTVVGIGQQDLHVRPRKGREASRPTSKDGSTTARGIGESAPPLEPRGITLASLVTAVAWRAWGSADDASDRGGQLNSVLSHARRIPQPEDQARYVAAEALDTGALTREQILELHIPERLLPETAPGDTRDGGS, from the coding sequence ATGACTTCGCGAACAAACCCCTCCCGAGCCCGTCAGTTGGTCCGTAAGGCCCAGGGGCAGGTCATGAAGCGTGTGTTCTCGGGCCCCCAGGCCTTCGAGCGTTCCCTCGACGTCTGGCCACCCTTGGCCGGTGCCGGGGTAAAGATCCGCAACATCGCCGATGACTGGTCCCGGGGTGACGTGATCCTGCGTCTGGGCCCGTTGAACCGCAACATGCACGGTGCCGCCTTCGGAGGCACCTTGTTCGCCATGACCGACATCCTGTTCGGCACGCTGGTGATGAAACGCCTCGGTAAGGACTACGAGGCGTGGACCAGGACGGGAAGCTTCCAGTATCTGAACCCGGGCCGCAACGGCGCGAAACTTGTCGTGGACGTTGACGATGCACTGATCGCGGACATCGTCGACAAGGTGTCGGACCACGGCTACTACAACGTCGCCTTCACCTCGGTGATCCGCAACCCCGACGGCACGGTCGTGGGCATCGGGCAACAGGACCTGCACGTCCGTCCCCGCAAGGGACGCGAGGCCAGCCGTCCGACCTCCAAGGACGGCTCCACCACCGCCCGTGGCATCGGGGAGTCCGCACCGCCGCTGGAACCGCGTGGCATCACCCTGGCGTCACTGGTCACCGCCGTCGCCTGGCGCGCCTGGGGCAGCGCTGACGATGCCTCGGACCGTGGTGGCCAGCTCAACTCCGTGCTCAGCCATGCGCGACGCATCCCGCAGCCCGAAGACCAGGCCCGGTACGTCGCCGCCGAGGCTCTCGACACCGGGGCGCTGACCCGGGAGCAGATCCTGGAACTGCACATCCCCGAACGGCTCCTGCCGGAGACAGCTCCGGGAGACACCCGGGACGGTGGGTCGTGA
- the dps gene encoding DNA starvation/stationary phase protection protein Dps — protein MSNFTVPGLSEGDAKQVIDILQERLTAYNDLHLILKHAHWNVVGPTFIGVHEMLDPEVERVRGDADDVAERIAALGGEPVGTPDSHAPGRDPLQYPINKGTVQQHLSALNEVYDKVIVDTREADSAVDQLDPVTEDLIVGQVREMEKFQWFIRAHLEDGNGNISGGA, from the coding sequence ATGAGTAACTTCACTGTCCCGGGCCTGTCCGAAGGCGACGCCAAGCAGGTCATCGACATTCTGCAGGAGAGGCTCACCGCCTACAACGACCTGCACCTGATCCTCAAGCACGCACACTGGAACGTTGTCGGACCGACGTTCATCGGTGTCCATGAGATGCTCGACCCGGAGGTTGAGCGCGTCCGTGGCGACGCTGACGATGTCGCCGAGCGCATCGCTGCCCTCGGTGGCGAGCCCGTCGGCACCCCGGACTCCCACGCCCCGGGCCGCGACCCGCTGCAGTACCCGATCAACAAGGGCACCGTCCAGCAGCATCTCTCTGCGCTGAACGAGGTTTACGACAAGGTCATCGTCGACACCCGCGAGGCGGATTCCGCCGTGGACCAGCTTGACCCGGTCACCGAGGATCTCATCGTGGGCCAGGTCCGCGAAATGGAGAAGTTCCAGTGGTTTATCCGTGCCCACCTCGAGGACGGTAACGGCAACATCTCCGGTGGCGCATAG
- a CDS encoding glycosyltransferase 87 family protein, giving the protein MTIAASSRPDASRGSADLPRRVPRTRRGQIIAGAVALLGMVLLVWQVVGVVGHFRENFLLDVGVFRDAGRAIVEGGGLYGDDFDSRSGFAFIYPPLAAALFVPLTWFDEGLMETLWTMASLVAAWGVLAMVADRLRLRWAPLVAVPMLGFALCLEPLQTHLMYGQINVFLVAMVTADLLGYTPRWLRGAGVGLAAGIKITPAAYALVFLVSRRWGDLARSAGTFLLTVVLGWVMRPTESLFYWTEEFFNGDRGGPPEFNANQAITGLLAKAGMDGELAQTVMIPGLLVIAVVSGWAAWRLVRAGRPVTTLLLLILAVSISAPVAVTHHWTGIIVAVGLLVSLVLGVEGQPRDRLTLVAVSVLLMANLLLDNSVGTREPLYRMFEGTWLLENVQGIAGIVCFVLLLVVARRATPVAE; this is encoded by the coding sequence ATGACCATTGCCGCATCGTCGCGTCCCGACGCCTCCCGAGGTTCTGCGGATCTGCCACGGCGTGTGCCGCGGACCCGGAGGGGACAGATCATCGCCGGTGCCGTCGCGCTGCTGGGGATGGTGTTGCTGGTCTGGCAGGTGGTGGGGGTGGTCGGGCACTTCCGGGAGAATTTCCTCCTGGACGTCGGTGTCTTCCGTGATGCAGGGCGGGCCATCGTCGAGGGGGGCGGACTCTACGGGGACGATTTTGACTCACGCAGCGGTTTCGCCTTCATCTACCCGCCGTTGGCGGCCGCGCTGTTCGTGCCGCTGACCTGGTTCGACGAAGGCCTGATGGAGACCCTCTGGACGATGGCCTCCCTGGTGGCGGCCTGGGGCGTGCTGGCGATGGTCGCCGATCGGCTACGACTGCGGTGGGCGCCACTGGTGGCGGTGCCCATGCTGGGTTTCGCCCTGTGCCTGGAGCCGCTGCAGACCCACCTGATGTACGGCCAGATCAACGTCTTTCTCGTGGCGATGGTCACGGCTGACCTGTTGGGGTACACGCCCCGGTGGTTGCGAGGAGCCGGTGTGGGTCTGGCGGCGGGCATCAAGATCACCCCGGCGGCTTATGCGCTGGTGTTCCTGGTCTCGCGACGATGGGGTGACCTGGCACGGTCGGCGGGGACGTTCCTGCTCACCGTGGTTCTCGGTTGGGTGATGCGACCAACGGAATCCCTGTTCTACTGGACCGAGGAATTCTTCAACGGCGACCGTGGCGGCCCGCCGGAGTTCAACGCCAACCAGGCGATCACCGGATTGCTGGCCAAGGCGGGCATGGACGGCGAACTGGCGCAGACCGTGATGATCCCGGGACTGCTGGTCATCGCCGTGGTGTCCGGGTGGGCAGCATGGCGGTTGGTTCGGGCCGGGCGTCCGGTCACCACGCTGTTGCTGCTCATTCTGGCGGTCAGCATCTCCGCTCCGGTGGCGGTGACGCACCACTGGACTGGCATTATCGTTGCCGTCGGTCTGCTGGTGTCGCTGGTGCTGGGGGTCGAGGGACAGCCGAGGGACCGGCTGACACTGGTGGCCGTGTCGGTCCTGCTGATGGCGAACCTGCTGCTCGACAACAGCGTGGGTACGCGTGAACCGCTCTACCGCATGTTCGAGGGCACCTGGTTGCTGGAGAATGTGCAGGGGATCGCCGGTATCGTGTGCTTCGTCCTGCTGCTCGTAGTCGCACGGCGGGCCACTCCGGTGGCCGAATAA
- a CDS encoding GmrSD restriction endonuclease domain-containing protein: protein MRFFGRPVAVVLATTAALALSSCDDTGDSAAGAAGVTTEAPQLTGSGTTEAGETGERGGPGDDRDSDVAAGHADPAVQDAVTTLATLEVKGRAPKTGYSRDEFGQRWKDTDRNGCDQRNDVLARDMSDVHREGPCKVLTGTLEDPYTATTINFVRGQDTSTDVHIDHVVAMSDAWQKGAQQLSAERREEFANDHLNLLAVDGPANMQKGDGDAATWLPANRAFRCSYVSTQVQVKAKYGLWVTAAERDAISRELEKCGADTVAPVDEVPAPAVEPEPAPEPEPAVPAAEPGGDVYYENCTAARAAGAAPLLRGEPGYRPQMDGDNDGVACE, encoded by the coding sequence ATGAGGTTCTTCGGGCGGCCGGTCGCCGTCGTACTCGCCACCACGGCTGCGCTTGCCCTGTCGTCCTGCGACGACACCGGGGACAGTGCTGCCGGGGCAGCCGGTGTCACCACGGAGGCGCCGCAGCTGACGGGGTCCGGCACCACAGAGGCCGGCGAGACGGGTGAGCGCGGGGGCCCCGGTGATGACCGGGATTCTGATGTCGCGGCCGGTCACGCAGACCCCGCGGTGCAGGACGCCGTCACGACCCTGGCGACCCTGGAGGTCAAGGGGCGGGCGCCGAAGACCGGCTACAGCCGGGATGAATTCGGCCAGCGGTGGAAAGACACCGACCGCAACGGCTGCGACCAACGTAACGACGTCCTGGCCAGGGATATGTCCGATGTGCACCGGGAGGGGCCGTGCAAGGTCCTCACGGGGACCCTCGAGGACCCCTACACCGCCACAACGATCAACTTCGTGCGGGGTCAGGACACCAGTACAGACGTGCACATCGACCATGTCGTCGCAATGTCTGACGCCTGGCAGAAGGGTGCCCAGCAGCTCAGCGCCGAGCGACGCGAAGAGTTCGCCAATGACCATCTCAACCTCCTCGCCGTCGACGGTCCGGCGAACATGCAGAAGGGTGACGGGGACGCCGCCACCTGGCTACCGGCGAACCGGGCGTTCCGGTGCAGCTACGTGTCCACACAGGTGCAGGTCAAGGCGAAGTACGGTCTCTGGGTGACCGCTGCTGAACGGGATGCCATCAGCCGTGAGCTGGAGAAATGCGGGGCGGACACCGTCGCGCCGGTCGATGAGGTTCCGGCACCGGCGGTTGAGCCTGAGCCAGCTCCTGAACCGGAGCCCGCCGTCCCCGCGGCGGAACCGGGTGGGGATGTCTACTACGAGAACTGCACCGCGGCCCGCGCCGCTGGTGCGGCACCGCTCCTGCGAGGCGAACCCGGGTACCGGCCGCAGATGGACGGCGACAACGACGGTGTCGCCTGCGAGTGA
- a CDS encoding CPBP family intramembrane glutamic endopeptidase: MSLTTTRFTPSSFLRRRRTTAAAATAVISPRRIRTRDILNVIAVITALAVINITAHFSQLAAVATTVPVGVAILLVIARANGMTWRDLGLGRHTHGRGLLYGLGAAALVVVGVGIAVALPFTREFFFNESYASLRTALIAALVIIPLQTVLPEELAFRGVLHGTLARMGGTKLVFIGSSLLFGLWHIASSLNLTASNAGLTAFLGSGTAAQWTGVGAAVVATAAAGAGLTWLRHHTGSVIAPIGLHWALNAVGALAAAAAWQLL, translated from the coding sequence ATGAGCCTGACCACCACACGTTTCACCCCGTCTTCCTTTCTGCGTCGGCGCCGCACCACCGCCGCTGCCGCCACCGCCGTGATCTCCCCGCGGCGCATCCGCACGCGCGACATCCTCAATGTCATCGCGGTCATCACCGCCCTGGCGGTGATCAACATCACCGCGCACTTCTCACAGCTGGCCGCCGTTGCCACGACCGTCCCCGTCGGTGTCGCGATTCTCCTGGTCATCGCCCGTGCCAACGGCATGACCTGGCGCGACCTCGGCCTGGGGCGTCACACGCACGGTCGTGGGCTGCTCTACGGCCTGGGCGCGGCCGCCCTGGTCGTCGTGGGTGTGGGCATCGCCGTCGCACTGCCGTTCACCAGGGAGTTCTTCTTCAACGAATCGTACGCGAGCCTGCGCACAGCTCTCATCGCCGCCCTGGTCATCATCCCCCTGCAGACCGTCCTGCCGGAGGAGCTGGCGTTCCGCGGGGTACTGCACGGCACGCTGGCACGCATGGGTGGGACGAAGCTGGTGTTCATCGGCAGTTCCCTGCTCTTCGGTCTGTGGCATATCGCCAGCTCGCTGAATCTGACGGCGAGCAACGCCGGGCTCACCGCCTTCCTGGGGTCGGGAACTGCGGCCCAGTGGACGGGCGTAGGCGCCGCTGTGGTCGCCACCGCCGCCGCGGGCGCCGGATTGACCTGGCTACGCCACCACACTGGCAGTGTGATCGCCCCGATCGGGCTGCACTGGGCGCTCAATGCCGTCGGTGCACTTGCCGCAGCGGCAGCCTGGCAGCTGCTGTAA
- a CDS encoding dicarboxylate/amino acid:cation symporter yields MSTTQEHRTGRIPGWLTGFGAQVIAGLVIGLILGFIARAQGADLPEDDQSWLGTLLDEVGSTYVTLLKLMIPPLIIAAVITSVANLRKVANAARLAISTLIWFAITAFFSVLVGIGVGLVMKPGEGTSVDASSAAEPSSSGSWLGFLESIVPDNILGLAASANSDGDIGLSFNVLQLLVISIVLGVAAVKAGKSAEPFLAVTESLLTVVQKVLWWIIRLAPIGTGALIGHAVSDYGWDALGSLGKFVLAIYIGLAIVMLVIYPAVLAFNGLPVIGFFRRVWPVTSLGFITRSSMGVMPVTQRVTERSMGVPTEYASFAVPLGATTKMDGCAAVYPAIAALFVAQFYGIDLGFTDYLLIIFVSVIGSAATAGTTGATVMLTLTLSTLGLPLAGVGLLLAIEPIIDMGRTAVNVTGQSLAATVVAKRAGIWDREIWDAAQEGGFESAAGEDSHRAHIDQEPVGASEENAVTDRADSSVRS; encoded by the coding sequence ATGTCGACAACACAGGAACACCGGACCGGCCGTATACCCGGCTGGCTCACCGGGTTCGGAGCGCAGGTCATCGCCGGCCTCGTCATCGGGCTGATCCTCGGGTTCATTGCCCGCGCCCAGGGAGCAGACCTCCCGGAGGACGACCAGAGCTGGCTCGGTACTCTTCTCGACGAGGTCGGGTCCACCTACGTCACACTGCTGAAGTTGATGATCCCGCCGTTGATCATCGCTGCGGTGATCACCTCGGTGGCGAACCTGCGCAAGGTCGCCAATGCCGCACGGCTGGCCATCAGCACATTGATCTGGTTCGCGATCACCGCCTTCTTCTCCGTGCTCGTCGGCATCGGGGTCGGACTCGTGATGAAGCCGGGTGAGGGGACCTCGGTGGACGCCTCCAGCGCTGCCGAGCCGTCCAGCTCCGGCTCCTGGCTCGGTTTCCTCGAGTCCATCGTCCCGGACAACATCCTGGGACTCGCCGCCTCCGCCAACTCGGACGGGGACATCGGACTGAGCTTCAACGTGCTGCAGCTGCTGGTCATCTCCATCGTGCTCGGTGTGGCCGCGGTGAAGGCCGGCAAGTCCGCTGAACCGTTCCTGGCCGTCACGGAGTCGCTGCTCACCGTGGTGCAGAAGGTGCTGTGGTGGATCATCCGCCTCGCCCCGATCGGCACGGGCGCGTTGATCGGTCACGCCGTCTCCGACTACGGGTGGGACGCCCTGGGGTCGCTCGGTAAGTTCGTGCTTGCCATCTACATCGGCCTGGCGATCGTCATGCTCGTCATCTACCCGGCCGTGCTCGCGTTCAACGGTCTGCCTGTGATCGGCTTCTTCCGTCGTGTGTGGCCGGTGACGTCCCTGGGATTCATCACCCGCTCCTCGATGGGCGTGATGCCGGTGACCCAGCGTGTCACGGAGCGTTCCATGGGTGTTCCCACCGAGTACGCGTCCTTCGCCGTGCCCCTGGGTGCGACCACGAAGATGGACGGTTGCGCCGCGGTCTACCCGGCGATCGCCGCCCTGTTCGTCGCCCAGTTCTACGGCATCGACCTCGGCTTTACCGACTACCTGCTGATCATCTTCGTGTCTGTGATCGGATCGGCCGCCACTGCCGGTACCACCGGGGCTACCGTGATGCTCACGCTGACGCTGTCGACGCTGGGCCTGCCGCTCGCTGGTGTCGGCCTGTTGCTCGCCATCGAGCCGATCATCGACATGGGGCGCACGGCCGTGAATGTCACCGGCCAGTCGTTGGCGGCGACCGTGGTCGCGAAGCGGGCCGGGATCTGGGACCGGGAGATCTGGGACGCCGCGCAGGAAGGCGGATTCGAAAGTGCCGCCGGGGAGGACAGCCACCGGGCGCATATCGACCAGGAGCCAGTAGGGGCTTCAGAGGAGAACGCGGTCACCGACAGGGCCGATTCTTCCGTGCGGAGCTGA